Genomic DNA from Prunus persica cultivar Lovell chromosome G1, Prunus_persica_NCBIv2, whole genome shotgun sequence:
CTACCAGAAGGATTTGGAAGCTCAGAAGCGCCATGCCAAAGCTCAGGCTGATGAAGTTTGTCTCCCCACTTAAGCTCTTGACAAAGTTCCACGATGCTTACGTTGACATGATGTATCGGATGGCCGGCAACGCTGCCAGTATCGGAGGGGTTTCGGGGAAGAAGGTTGCGAAAGCTCAAGACCAGATTTCAATTGCTTCATGTGGGGAGGAAGTTGATGGTAGATTGGTTTTGGAAATATACAAGAGATTGGCTGCTTCTCGCCAATTATTGATTGATTATTGAAGCAAAATCAGCTTCTTCAAATATTTGTGTAATCaaattcttttataattttatttccatTGATTTATCAGATTGGCTCTAGCTAGCGCTGTTTCTTCATTCCCTGAAGTAGTAGCTCACGGGGCATGTTGTTGTAACTAAAAAGTTGGgaaatgtacaaattttgtactCATGGGATGGGATCCTTTCGAGTACTCAAGTCaataagttattgaaattttccGTATGCCActataatttttatgttttcataatttaattacatGTTTGGAGATAATTTTGTGATTAAAGTCAATATTAAGggattgaccaaaaaaagtcAATATTAAGGTATGTAAACAAGCCTCCTCCCCTCCTATATGTATAAACCATCCAGAAGAAAATCTTTGACTATGCGGTTTGCCCGTGTGAGTCAAAAAACATGTACAAAGCGAATGCATGCAGACGCAGTTTAAAGATCAGATGGTCAGAATTTGTGGTCGATTCTGTCGGCAAAGAAGTGGAACCTTCtcagacaaaaaataaaatttggccCATACGCCTAAGGCCCGTGATGTAGTGTCTCTTTTGGCCCAAGGGAGAGGAGCTCCAACAACATGAccaaattatgaattttccaACAGTAACCGTCACACTTAAACGGAATGTACGATTAAGATTATTTTGTATAGAGTATAAAGATATGTGTTGTACTGAGGTTTTTTTGAGTCTATTTAGATTTATGATTATCCTAAAGAATATAGGAAAGCCGTGCAGGCTGCACCAGCACAAGgccaaacaaaaccaaggaAAGGATCCTCCAGGTCCAGCAAAGATATAAACCCTACGCTAGTATTTGTTCTTGGTACGCATGGAAATGTGTTGCgtatttgtttatgttttatacgtttttttgtttgtttttgtgatagCATATTATACCATGGATTGGATTTCGTATAAGAATACTTGATCAAACTTAATTATTCAATCATTAAAAGACTAGCCTTAAATTTGAAGTCAAACAGACAATATTGACCAAGTACACTTCAAAACTCACTAATCTCTCACATATCCTCTGATATTCTCATTCCCGGAATAAACCATAAGACCAAGCCTTCATTCATTGGGCACCCATTTTGACTTCGCACCCaaattcttctcctcctcctatatatatacccTCTCTCACTTCTTCTCTTCACACACTTCTCtcaatcaaaactcaaaaaacacAGTACTAGTGGAAATCAATTGAAATGGAGATTGTTCCGACTACGCACTACGACAACTTGAAGAGGTattggaggaggagaaggtaCCAAAGGCTGAATGGTGACActaagaagaagatgagagtcACAAGGCTTGGCGGAGCCAATGGCAGCAAAACTACCAGACGGGTTTGGAAGCTCAGAAGCGCCATACCAAAGCTCAGACTGATGAAGTTTCTCTCCCCAATTAAGCTCTTGGCAAAGTTCCACGATGCTTACGTTGACATGATGTATCGGATTGCCGGCAACGCTGCGAGTGTAGGAAGGGTTTCGGGGAAGAAGGTTGCGAAAGCTCAAGACCAGatttcaattgcttcttgTGGGGAGGAAGTTGACGGTAGATTGGTTTTGGAGATTTACAAGAGATTGGCTGCTTCTCGCCAATTATTGATTGAGAATTGAAGCACAAGCAACTTCAAATAATTGTGTGACAATATATATGCAGTTTCAATTTCAGTGTTACCATAGTCAATCACTTGATGTTGTAGCTACAAAGTTTGGAATTGTAAAAATTTTGTACTCATgtgatatatattttcaagTTCTTTTAagtgattgaaatttttggtatGTGCCTACCtatgatttttatattttcagaATTAAATTCCATGCTAGGAGATAACTCTCAGATTAAAATCAATCATCAGTGATGGATCCATTTTCTGAAATTTCAGCGCAAAGTGAATGCATTGAGTGATTGTTGTgattggagagagaaagggtAACTAACAATTATAGAGACGAAtaccaaaattaagaaaagtagGTGCGTGCGGACTTCAATCAATCAATTTATGACAAGTAAAAGGTCCTGAAAAGCAATATGTCTCTGATGTGCCCACCGCCCACCCACCAATAATTTTGGTGTGGGTTTAAGCTTTATGCAGCTGTTTGACTGTTAGCTAGCTATTTCTTATAACACACAGCTTCACTTTCAGTTTCAGAGGCGAATTAGTTATGAAATTcatcaccccaaaaaaaatctaagTCTTTCAATCTGAAACTGATCAGAAGGCAACCCCAACAAGGACATATAAcatggaagaagaacaaggcCCCTATCACCCTCTTCGAGATCAAGACGGAGAAGCCATTTCTGCCGATAACACTCGCTTGAAGCAGCTGGGTTACAAGCAAGAACTCAGTCGTAACCTCTCGTATGAAACCTTTACCCTATCCATCCATCCATGAATATTTACCTTCTGTTTAATTTGTGGAAGCACTTTTGACTTTTCTGGCACTTTTCCCACATCACAATCACATTTTTCAGTTCTGGATGAATGTATAAAagtctcttctttttttttcacagcCTTGGACTTTTAGTCGTTGAATATCAGTTCTGATATTTCTGAAGCCAGACAGTActcataatttaatatgatatgattgttttccaagaaattaaatgacataattttgttttattattagtttgCTTGTCACACGGACTCAGTGCTTGGACAGGAAAGTTGTATTTAAACGTTGCTTGGGTTTCTTGCAATCCTTTTATTTTGCGTATTTTCCTGGCCGTTGTTTTTAAATATTGTTGATTCAAAAACGTCACATTGGATTGGAGAATGACTGACTTTGAATAAGATATAAACTTGACATAAATATCTGAAAAGTAGATTTctcatttgattttgattgataTCT
This window encodes:
- the LOC18792078 gene encoding uncharacterized protein LOC18792078; protein product: MEIAPVAYYDNLKRYWRRRRYQRLNGDTKKKMRVTRLGGAKTTRRIWKLRSAMPKLRLMKFVSPLKLLTKFHDAYVDMMYRMAGNAASIGGVSGKKVAKAQDQISIASCGEEVDGRLVLEIYKRLAASRQLLIDY
- the LOC18793893 gene encoding uncharacterized protein LOC18793893 produces the protein MEIVPTTHYDNLKRYWRRRRYQRLNGDTKKKMRVTRLGGANGSKTTRRVWKLRSAIPKLRLMKFLSPIKLLAKFHDAYVDMMYRIAGNAASVGRVSGKKVAKAQDQISIASCGEEVDGRLVLEIYKRLAASRQLLIEN